The Myxococcales bacterium nucleotide sequence TCGTCTCATCGAAACGTTGGTCAACGCCAAAATTCTTGAAAACGCCCCTGTGACGACCGAGGTGTTGCCCTACCAGGGCGCCAAAGATCGCGGCGCCATTGGCATCTTTGAAGAGAAGTATGGCGAGATGGTTCGAATGCTGAGCATGACCGACGAGTCCATTGAGCTTTGCGGTGGAACCCACGCTTCTCGCACAGGAGATATTGGCTTGTTTAAGGTTCTCTCGGATAGCGGCCTTGCAGCCGGGGTACGACGTCTCGAAGCGGCGACCGGCGAACGCGCTTTGGCATATGTGCACGCCCTTGAGGAAGAGCTGAGTCAAGCAGCGACGCTGCTTAGGGCTACGCCTCAGACACTTAGCGACAAGCTTGCGCGGCATGTCGAGCAACACAAACAACTTGCCAAAGACGTCGAGACGCTCAGGCGCAAACTGTTGACCGGGCCGCAGACAGATCTCAGTGCTCAGGCGAAAGACCTCAACGGCGTGCGTGTCCTTGGAGCAGTTGTCGAGATTGCAGACCTTGATTCGGTGCGCGAGCTTGCGGACCAATGGCGAGACAAGCTTGCTCCAGCCATTGTGTTATTGGGGACCACCACAGCGGACGGCAAAGCGCTGCTCGTTTGCACGGTATCTAAGGAACTGACGACGCGTTTTCGGGCCGGGACACTGATCAAGCACGCAGCCGCGGTGGTTGGAGGCAAGGGCGGCGGACGTCCAGACTTCGCGCAGGCGGGAGGTCCGGAGCCCTCTCGCCTCGCTGAGGCCGTAGCGCAAATTTATGCCCTGGCGGACAAGACTGCGGATTGATTCGGGTCCGAGGCATTACGTGCTATAGTTTCACGCATGGACGGCGTAGAGCGTGCGGCCGCGGCATGGGACGATGCGTTAGAGGCACTCGGGCACAGTGACGATTGGGAGCAGCGGTTCGAGCGGCTCGCTCACGAAGGGCGAGCCTCCATGGATGAGTTTGACGCGCTCCTCGAGGAAGTAGAGCTCAATGGCGTTCGCGCGAGCCAAACCGAGCGTCCGTTAGTAGATACTGAGACCCAGGACCTTGCAGACATGCTGGAGCCAGACCCGGTCGAGGAGGGATTTTTTCAATTCGAGGCGCTTTTGACCGATGCACTCGATTCGCAGCGAACGACGCTTCTAGAACGGGGCCCAAGTGAGCCGCCTCGCATGCCCCCAAGCGGCGCGCCCTCTGAACCCCACGTGGCCTTCCCGCCGAGTGAAGCGCCAGAGCCAGCGGTTTTTGAAGTGCCTCCCCTATCGGAAGCGCCGCTTCTACCCAAGCCTACGGTCCAGCTTGTCATGGATCCCGATGAGACTCGGTACGATGCGGGAGATTTCGACTTTGATGATCCCGCAAGCGACGACTTTCATACAAAAGTCGCAACGTCCGAGAGCATCATGGAGGCTTTGAAAAAAGTGGCCATGGAGTATGGCGCAAGCCAGGATAGTCCTTTAGGCCAAAGTCTGAGGCCTGTTGAGCCAGAAGCTCGCGATTCAGAGGAAATTATCATGACCCTTGACGACGAGGTGGAAATCGAAAATCTCACCGACGTGGACGTGGATACCCAGGCGGCCTCTTGGAGCACGGAGCATACGGAGGCTGATGCGCTATCGCCGGATCAGGGTGAAGTACCGAGTGCGGACGATGAGCCAGAAAGCGACGGCAAGCCCGGTTTTTTCAAACGCCTCTTTAAGAGCAATTCCTAACATCCCCCTGCTTTAGCCTCCGAGCACGTTCCGCGACGCTGCCTCTCACGTGTACGCAATATCTTAATCATTGGCATTGGTAACGCGAAAGGTTACACGCAACCTGAGGGCATGTTTTACAGGTCAACATGGACTTGGGTGTTTTTGGAGGCGCTAGCGGTCATGGCCATTGCCACCACGGGATTGGCCCAGGCCCCGACAGAAGCGACGGGGGCTTCGTCTGGGACGCCGCCCCTTGCTGTGACACCACCCCGGCTGGTTCATGCCCCACCACCTCAGTATCCGGATGGAGAGTCCCAGCAGGGCGCGCACCCCACGGTCATGCTCGAGGTGGTTCTAGATGCCGACGGCCAACTGCGCTCTGCCAGCGTTGAACACTCTGCGGGTCGCGAATTCGATCGTGCGGCGCAGAAGGCCGTCCAAGGCTGGAAATTTCTTCCAGCCACGCGTGATGGTGCACCCATCGCAAGCCGCGTTCATGTCGCGGTACACTTTGAGTTGCCGGCGTTTGATTTAGCCACCAGCGAGGCAGGGGCATCGGCGATGTCGAGGAGATCCCATCCCCCCGTGCACATGGTGCAAGATCCAGCACACCTCAAGCACACATCCCCCAAGGGAGGGCAGTACCGGACTACAGCCGAGGTCGAACCCACGCCACTTCGTCACACGCGACGAAGCAGTGGCGACCTTCAGTTGAGCACGGATGTCTTACACGCGGCCCCACGCAGCGACGCTGGGGATATGCTGAGGTTGGCACCCGGTTTATTTGCAGCAAAACCCGAAGGAGATGCTGTGGCTCACGGCCTCATGTGGCGAGGATTCGACGCGGAACACGGTCAGGACGTGGAAATAGTCGCAGGCGGAGTTCCCGTGAACCTGCCTTCCCACATTCATGGGCAGGGCTATGCGGACTTAGGCTTTCTCATACCAGAAGTAGTTCACGGCATGCGGGTGACAGAGGGAGTGCACGATCCCAGTCAAGGGGACTTCGCCGTCGCGGGTTCCATCGACGTCACGCTAGGGGTAGAAGAACGTGGCATTTACCTTAAGAGTGGCTACGGATCTTACGATACATTCCGTCAACTCGCGTTATGGGCGCCCATCAATGAGGCGCGTGACACATTTGGTGCCGTGCAATACCGCCGCACCGATGGCTTTGGCCAAAATCGCGCGGGTCAAAGCGGCAGTGGCATCGTGCAGGGCGCATTCGGTCATGGCCGATGGCGATATCGTGCGCTGGGCATCGCGCACGGCGCGCATGCCAAGATGGCCGGCGTGTTGCGTGACGACGACATCGCGGCTGATAACGTGGGCTTTTACGATGTGTACCCGTTCCCTACTGCGCAAGCACAACAGGCCCTTGCTGGGCGCATGATAGCCGCCATCAATGCAGAATACCGGGGCAGCGAGGGCGATAACGCAGAGACGGGCGCATGGGTGAGCATGGATCAGTTTCGGCTCCGAGAAAATTTCTCGGGGTTTCTCGAGCGGTTTTCATTACGCCCCGATGACTCCCCGCCGGGCGATCTAATCGAACAGCAGAACCAGGTCATGTCCATGGGACTAAAAGGGCGTTACCGGACGGCGCCATATCGTCCGGTCAGTTGGGCCAAGGGCACCATGGAACTCGGTATCGCATCCCGCCTTGACGTCATTGACCAATCTCAGACGCTTCTGGATGCGGCGCACGGAAATCAGGCGTGGGAAACGCGCAACGATGCGGATATGCGGATACTAGATTTGGGAGCGTGGGGAGACGTGGACTGGCAGCTTGGACGTTTCTTGAGTGTACGGGGAGGTTTGCGCGCTGATGCGCTCTACTACGATATCCACGATCATCTCGGCGTGCCCGCGACTTTCGGCGAGCCATACCTTTCGGGTGCGCGTCGGAGTGCTGTGGGAATCGCGCTCGGTCCGAGGGCGAGCATCGAGGCGGCGCTGATGCCTTGGCTTACGGTGCTCGGTGCGTACGGTCAAGGTTATCGGTCAGCGCAAGCGCTGACGCTCACGGATGGTGAGCATGCGCCCTTTACGAAGGTACACTCGGCCGACCTCGGTGCACGCTTTCACTGGCGCAAAGCATTGGAAGTTGTGGTCTCAGGATTTTACACACATCTCTCGGACGACCTGGCCTTTGATGCGCACGAGGGGCGCCTAGAGCGCATCGGGCCAAGCCGGCGCGTGGGCGGCATGGCGTATGGGCTCGTCCGTCCCGCGACGTGGCTTTTGTTTGCCGCCTCTCTCACTTATGTCGATGCCAAATTGCTGAGCGCCGCAACAAACGCTGAAGATCCCTCTACGCCGCCCACCACCCGAGATGTGCCGTACGTACCGCCTCTCGTCGTGCGCATCGATGCCGCAGCGGAAGGAAAACTGCCCTATCGCTTGCTGGGCGACGTACTTTTTGGCCATGCGGGACTCGGCATTTCCGGGCTGTCCTCCAGGCCATTGCCCTATGCTGGTTCTAGCGCGCCATTTACGCTGATCGATGCGAAGGGCTCTTTACGCTGGCGCAATCTGGAAGCGGGTATTGAGCTGCTCAACGTTTTAAATAGTCGCTATGCTGCGTTTGCTTACAACTTCAGCTCGCAATGGGATCCCTCCGGGCCCCAAGAGACGCCGCCGGCACGACACATCACCGCCGGAGCGCCACGCACGGTGATGGTCACCCTAGGCGTACACCTTTAGGCTAATCTCGTGAAAAAGCCCGGCTCGGAATGACTTGCCACTTTTCCTTGTCATTCTTGGCATCCTTGCGCCAACGCAGCACCAGCGCGATATAATATCGGGGCCCTTGGAAGTACTCGACGACGATATCGTGTTGCCCCTTGGTGAGATTCACGCTGGCTTCCGTATCTTTTGGCGGATGAACGCCATCTTCGACGAGCACCTGCTTGCCATCGATGTAAAGTTTGACGCCGTCGTCGCTAGTGGTCTGAAACCCCCATTCCCCATCGTTGGGGATCTCCAGCTTGCCGCTGAATCGAATGGCAAACCACTCCAGCAATGGCTCCTGATTTGGGGTGGCGCCCGGAAAACCTTCTTCGAATCGCCGGGGTGCCACATTCAATTTGGGCACGGTGATGGTGGCGAATGGCGTCCCAAGCGTGCTGAAATCAGGCAAGTTCTTTGTGGTGTCAGGCAGCTTCCAGATCTCGCCGCGTAAGCCACGCTCGCCCGGGGTGGGCTGAGCTATTGAAGACTCTTGGGTGACTCGAAACGTCCCTTCCCAAATCGTTTCCCTTTTGTACATGACGGAAATGGGGCCGGTCACTGTGCTCTTTGGCACCACCGTGCTTACTTTCTTTTGGGTGGCCTTCTTAGCCGCGAAGAGCGCCTTTGGCCCGTTGAACGCAAACATGAAATCGGCTGGTTTGGCCTTGTTGGGAAACTTCCCGTACAACGTGACCGTAGTCCCCACCGGACCGACCGTGGGTTCAAGACGCTCCACAGTGATATTGGCGGCGACATCGGTTGTTTTGCGGGGGAGCACTTTGAAACTGCCCTTCCACATCGCCTTGCCATTTTCGCGTACGATGAGCTCGCCCGTCGTCGCTTTCTTTGGCACCTTGACTGTCAAGGCACGTTTGCTGACCGATTCGGGCTTTACGGCATTCGTAGCGCCTTCAAACTTGAACCGATAGTCCTTTGCCGAGACAGATTCAGCAAAACTTCCGTGCAAGGTCACGATATCTCCCACGGCCCCTTCCTGAGGTTCGAGGCGGTAGCTGACGGGCGCGGGCGCGGGTTTCGGCTTCTGAGCCTCGGGCATCACGATGATGCGAATCATCCAAACGACCGTGCCGCGAATGGCAAGCTCGACGTTGCCCGTGCGGGCGCCTTTTGGAACCTCACAGCGCACTTCGGTGCGGGTGACATGGCTGGCATTGAGCCACTGAGAGACGCCAGCAAAACGGAACCCAACATCCTGCCCACGCAAGTTCGTATCAAATCTCCCAAAGACTCGAAAGCTCTGACCGACATGAATAGTGGTGGAATGCGCCCGGTATGTCTTTGGTTGCGGCGCCGGGGCAGGTTTTTCCACCTGGACAACTTTTGGGGGAGGCGGATTGCGGTGTACTTCCCTGGTACGTATTTCGCGTGTGTGGGGCCCTGGCCGCGTACTGACGTAGCAGCCAAAAAGCATAAGAGCCAAAATCCCAATAAGGAGGAGACGGTAAGTTTTCATGTTGCCTTGATAAGCCATAAACAAAAAAAATCCAAGGCGTTTTGTAGGGCAGTCGTGGGCGCGCCCGGGAGGACTCGAACCTCCGACCTTTGGCTTAGAAGGCCACTGCTCTATCCAACTGAGCTACGGGCGCCTGCATCACAAGTGTTTGTTTTTACGCGATTATTAATAATCACGCCTCTTCTTTAGTTATTTCTCGGCATCGGTGCGCACGATCGCATTCTTCCGCACCCGGGCGACTTCCGGAACGGCCTGAGCGATGCGCAAGGCGGCATGATTGATGGCAGAAAGATGCCAGGGGAGGCGCCTTCGCACATCCAGCCACATGACGACACGGACCTGATCCGAGCCGTTTTGCGCATCGTGCAAAAAGGTATCATCAAACATGACGCCTTCCCCATCATGCCAATAATACTTATCGCCTTTCTCAATCAGCGTCTTATCACGCAGTTCGTTGTCTAAGCGATTGGAGTTAATGCGTAACCAACAGGAGTTGTCTTGGTTGTTGTTGGGAATCAAGATGCCGAGATGGTAGCGCAAAAATCCCTTCCAATATCCCCAGTGCGGTGTGATGTATTGCTGAGGGTCGAGTACCGAAAAAAACGCGGTATACACGTACGGAATCTCGCGTAAGAGTTGCGCCGTCCGCGGCGCAAGCTTGCAGTTCTCTTTCACGAAAACACCACTCTTAAACATGAACGACTTCCATTTGATGCCGTGTATGCCGCCAGTGGTGTACTTGCCGCCAAGCGCTTGGATGTCGGTCAAGCGATCTTTCATATCAAGCAAGCGAAGGCATTCCTCGCGAATGATGGGGTAGTTGTCCTCGAGCCGCTTAAGCTCCGGGTAATCGGCATGGTAATTTTGGCTAAATGATGGCGCGCGCCGAAAACTGCCCCGCGCTTCGGCACGCAAAAACATGTCATTGATGGAGTTCTTGAGCGCCTTTTTTTTATCGACTGACGTTGTGATTTCCTGAATAAAATTCATGGGATACCTCGAGAAGCTG carries:
- a CDS encoding TonB family protein, whose product is MFYRSTWTWVFLEALAVMAIATTGLAQAPTEATGASSGTPPLAVTPPRLVHAPPPQYPDGESQQGAHPTVMLEVVLDADGQLRSASVEHSAGREFDRAAQKAVQGWKFLPATRDGAPIASRVHVAVHFELPAFDLATSEAGASAMSRRSHPPVHMVQDPAHLKHTSPKGGQYRTTAEVEPTPLRHTRRSSGDLQLSTDVLHAAPRSDAGDMLRLAPGLFAAKPEGDAVAHGLMWRGFDAEHGQDVEIVAGGVPVNLPSHIHGQGYADLGFLIPEVVHGMRVTEGVHDPSQGDFAVAGSIDVTLGVEERGIYLKSGYGSYDTFRQLALWAPINEARDTFGAVQYRRTDGFGQNRAGQSGSGIVQGAFGHGRWRYRALGIAHGAHAKMAGVLRDDDIAADNVGFYDVYPFPTAQAQQALAGRMIAAINAEYRGSEGDNAETGAWVSMDQFRLRENFSGFLERFSLRPDDSPPGDLIEQQNQVMSMGLKGRYRTAPYRPVSWAKGTMELGIASRLDVIDQSQTLLDAAHGNQAWETRNDADMRILDLGAWGDVDWQLGRFLSVRGGLRADALYYDIHDHLGVPATFGEPYLSGARRSAVGIALGPRASIEAALMPWLTVLGAYGQGYRSAQALTLTDGEHAPFTKVHSADLGARFHWRKALEVVVSGFYTHLSDDLAFDAHEGRLERIGPSRRVGGMAYGLVRPATWLLFAASLTYVDAKLLSAATNAEDPSTPPTTRDVPYVPPLVVRIDAAAEGKLPYRLLGDVLFGHAGLGISGLSSRPLPYAGSSAPFTLIDAKGSLRWRNLEAGIELLNVLNSRYAAFAYNFSSQWDPSGPQETPPARHITAGAPRTVMVTLGVHL
- a CDS encoding aspartyl/asparaginyl beta-hydroxylase domain-containing protein, translated to MNFIQEITTSVDKKKALKNSINDMFLRAEARGSFRRAPSFSQNYHADYPELKRLEDNYPIIREECLRLLDMKDRLTDIQALGGKYTTGGIHGIKWKSFMFKSGVFVKENCKLAPRTAQLLREIPYVYTAFFSVLDPQQYITPHWGYWKGFLRYHLGILIPNNNQDNSCWLRINSNRLDNELRDKTLIEKGDKYYWHDGEGVMFDDTFLHDAQNGSDQVRVVMWLDVRRRLPWHLSAINHAALRIAQAVPEVARVRKNAIVRTDAEK